One window from the genome of Magnolia sinica isolate HGM2019 chromosome 4, MsV1, whole genome shotgun sequence encodes:
- the LOC131242100 gene encoding myb-related protein 306-like produces the protein MGRPPCCDKMGMKKGPWTPEEDIALVSYIQEHGPGNWRAVPTNTGLLRCSKSCRLRWTNYLRPGIKRGNFTDHEEKMIIHLQALLGNRWAAIASYLPQRTDNDIKNYWNTHLKKKLKKLHVGDGISGLQPISKGQWERRLQTDIHMAKKALCEALSIEKSNCLLDDSKPFTGCCPSYTRPNKAPSTYAWSTDNVSRLLEGWMRNSPKHHRSASETPSNSCNNTAATNSTSSEGNMSTINTEVISHEALESFLSFDSSTPDATQSISFEETVNYRPDLSHFRADGESDTNAPLSMLEKWLLDESVGQEQDGMMDISLVDSNTLF, from the exons ATGGGTCGGCCACCTTGCTGTGATAAAATGGGCATGAAGAAAGGCCCTTGGACTCCTGAAGAAGATATTGCGTTAGTCTCTTACATTCAAGAGCATGGCCCTGGGAATTGGAGGGCTGTTCCCACTAATAcag GGTTACTTAGATGCAGTAAGAGCTGTAGGCTTAGGTGGACTAATTACCTCAGGCCCGGGATCAAACGGGGTAACTTCACTGACCATGAGGAGAAGATGATCATCCACCTTCAAGCTCTATTGGGCAATAG ATGGGCTGCCATTGCTTCTTACCTCCCTCAAAGAACAGACAATGATATCAAGAACTATTGGAATACCCACTTGAAGAAGAAGCTCAAGAAGCTACATGTGGGCGATGGGATCTCAGGCCTACAACCCATATCCAAAGGACAGTGGGAGAGAAGGCTTCAAACTGACATACACATGGCCAAGAAAGCTTTATGTGAGGCCTTATCTATAGAGAAATCTAATTGCCTTTTGGATGACTCAAAGCCATTTACGGGATGCTGCCCATCCTACACCAGACCGAACAAAGCTCCATCTACTTACGCATGGAGCACAGATAATGTGTCCCGATTGCTTGAAGGATGGATGAGGAATTCACCAAAACACCATCGATCTGCTTCGGAAACTCCTTCCAATTCGTGCAATAACACGGCCGCCACCAACTCTACTTCTAGTGAGGGGAACATGAGCACGATCAACACTGAAGTTATATCTCATGAGGCTCTCGAATCATTTCTAAGTTTTGATTCTTCCACACCAGATGCCACTCAATCAATCTCATTCGAGGAGACCGTCAACTACAGGCCTGATCTGAGCCATTTCCGAGCTGATGGAGAGTCGGACACAAATGCCCCTCTTTCCATGCTTGAGAAGTGGTTATTGGATGAATCTGTTGGACAAGAACAAGATGGAATGATGGATATCTCACTAGTTGATTCTAACACCTTGTTTTGA